A portion of the Kazachstania africana CBS 2517 chromosome 2, complete genome genome contains these proteins:
- the KAFR0B07050 gene encoding uncharacterized protein, translated as MDMKVCPSLIVSSFYRLEYKGHEMCCNQNHERDTDKILSLREALKYVHREDEIDCAGGAYRLPDNCSKLENALFDSSTGLLKNSIDMILDLADVSVIRKLFLGTSAKDLLIWGEELSGSMCHECFFFKEDCACEREVGKVAGALIAEFLLLMKLEVKALYRFHFTLLMERQAVAFLHKVLGTLAPFSYEFNIMDNKCRLNIVSHIWTLLITTLL; from the coding sequence ATGGATATGAAGGTTTGTCCTAGTTTGATTGTTTCGAGTTTTTACAGGTTAGAATACAAAGGGCATGAAATGTGTTGTAATCAGAACCACGAAAGAGATACGGACAAAATCCTAAGTTTAAGAGAGGCCCTAAAATATGTTCACAGGGAGGATGAGATCGATTGCGCAGGTGGAGCATACAGGTTACCAGATAATTGTAGTAAGCTTGAAAACGCCCTTTTTGATTCGTCTACAGGtttgttgaagaattccaTAGACATGATTTTAGATTTGGCTGATGTTTCTGTAATAAGAAAGCTTTTCCTGGGGACCTCTGCCAAGGACCTTCTTATTTGGGGTGAGGAGTTAAGTGGCAGTATGTGTCACGAatgcttttttttcaaagaggACTGTGCTTGTGAGAGAGAGGTAGGAAAAGTTGCGGGTGCCCTAATTGCTGAGTTTCTGttattgatgaagttgGAGGTGAAAGCTCTTTATAGATTTCATTTTACACTTCTCATGGAGAGACAGGCAGTGGCGTTCCTTCACAAAGTGTTGGGAACCTTGGCACCCTTCAGCTATGAATTTAATATCATGGATAATAAATGCCGTTTGAACATTGTGTCGCACATATGGACTCTGCTGATTACGACCCTCTTGTAG
- the KAFR0B07060 gene encoding zinc-binding alcohol dehydrogenase family protein gives MKAVKGVGKKVVIQLALPLPRLEVGQALLKTIAVSGNPVDWKNAEFQWSADHAILDNGVVGEITKLGPNMNSSDFHSGDVISSYVQGGSLRSPENGAFEEYVAVDTKLSMHLPRKVKLSDSPIFLEGPITTYGGAASIGTSWYTAGALLFHHFNLKYTTPREPQNSFPILIWGGGTTAVGQVLIQLIHAFNGYSKIVVTVSKKNEPLLKKYSADDIFDHHDPGVLAKIKAKYTNFKHLIDCVSSKETVNQVYECSSDDEKATLLNLLMLSQDDIRSGIRKSNVTVDYTILHSAFGVVVEVSDLIIPADQSYRKSLIEFVKVSNRLFLDGTLHHIPIKVYKNGLEGMIEIMDDLKYERNSAEKLVAVMPH, from the coding sequence ATGAAGGCAGTTAAAGGTGTGGGTAAAAAGGTAGTTATTCAATTAGCTCTTCCTTTGCCAAGGTTAGAAGTTGGACAGGCTCTTTTAAAGACAATAGCAGTGAGTGGCAATCCAGTTGATTGGAAAAACGCTGAGTTTCAGTGGAGTGCAGATCACGCAATACTGGACAATGGTGTTGTTGGCGAAATTACCAAATTGGGTCCAAATATGAACAGTTCAGATTTTCATAGCGGAGATGTTATATCTTCTTACGTGCAGGGTGGCTCTCTTCGAAGCCCAGAAAATGGTGCTTTCGAAGAATACGTTGCTGTCGATACGAAACTGTCAATGCACCTTCCAAGAAAGGTAAAATTAAGTGACTCTCCTATATTTCTAGAGGGTCCAATTACTACTTATGGAGGGGCTGCTAGTATTGGTACTTCATGGTACACTGCAGGCGCGTTACTATTCCACCATTTTAATCTAAAGTATACGACACCTAGGGAGCCACAAAATTCTTTCCCAATCTTGATTTGGGGGGGGGGAACCACTGCTGTTGGTCAGGTATTGATTCAGTTAATACATGCATTCAACGGCTATAGCAAAATTGTTGTTACTGtctcaaagaaaaatgagccattgttgaaaaaatatagtGCAGATGATATCTTTGACCATCACGATCCTGGTGTTCTTGCCAAGATCAAAGCCAAGTACACTAATTTCAAACATCTGATAGATTGTGTCTCTAGTAAAGAGACTGTAAATCAAGTTTACGAATGCTCTTCAGACGACGAAAAAGCAACTCTTCTCAATCTACTAATGCTATCTCAAGATGATATCAGATCTGGAATCAGAAAATCCAATGTCACAGTGGACTACACTATCCTTCACTCTGCATTTGGTGTAGTTGTCGAAGTTAGTGACTTGATAATTCCAGCTGATCAGAGTTATAGAAAATCACTCATTGAATTCGTTAAAGTTAGTAATAGACTTTTTCTGGATGGAACACTTCATCATATACCAATAAAGGTCTACAAGAACGGTCTAGAAGGCATGATTGAAATCATGGATGACTTAAAatatgaaagaaattcagCCGAAAAGTTGGTCGCGGTAATGCCTCATTAG
- the KAFR0B07070 gene encoding alkene reductase, which translates to MPFVKDFKPVALRDTNLFKPIKIGSIEVSHRVVMAPLTRMRAHHPGNVPNKDWSLEYYDQRSRRPGTLIITEATFISPQAGGYDNAPGIWAPEQIEQWKKIFTKIHDNKAFVFVQLWNLGWQADPAVMARDGLRYDTASDGVYMDETKRAEAEKAGIKPHGITKEEIKQYIQDYVQAAKNAIDAGADGVEIHNAGGYLLNQFLDSVSNKRTDEYGGSVENRARFALQVVDALIEAVGPEKVSIRFTPFGTYGGMGGAADPFNLSNHAYILAELEKRAMNGKRLAYVHLVEPRVLNPFLNEGEGADNDSSNEFAYSIWKGPIIRAGNLALHPEVAEKMISDARTLIAYGRFFIANPDLVDRLEKGLPFNKYDRSTFYSMKSEGYLDYPTHSEALKLGRTAV; encoded by the coding sequence atgCCTTTCGTCAAAGATTTCAAACCTGTCGCTTTGCGAGACACTAATTTATTCAAGCCAATCAAAATTGGCAGCATCGAAGTCAGCCATAGAGTAGTTATGGCACCACTGACCAGAATGAGGGCTCACCACCCAGGTAATGTTCCCAATAAGGACTGGTCACTGGAGTATTATGATCAACGTTCACGTAGACCCGGTACCTTGATTATCACCGAAGCCACATTTATTTCTCCTCAAGCTGGAGGCTATGACAATGCTCCCGGTATCTGGGCTCCAGAACAAATCGAACaatggaagaagattttCACGAAGATCCACGACAATAAAGCTTTCGTTTTTGTTCAATTGTGGAATTTGGGCTGGCAAGCTGACCCGGCTGTTATGGCTAGAGATGGTCTTCGTTATGATACTGCCTCTGATGGGGTCTACATGGATGAAACAAAAAGGGCAGAAGCTGAGAAAGCTGGTATCAAGCCACACGGTATcacaaaagaagaaatcaaacaaTACATTCAAGATTATGTTCAAGCTGCGAAAAATGCTATTGACGCTGGCGCAGATGGTGTCGAAATTCATAATGCCGGTGGCTATTTGTTaaaccaatttttggatTCTGTTTCAAACAAGAGAACCGATGAATATGGCGGTTCTGTTGAAAACAGAGCTCGATTTGCTCTACAAGTTGTTGATGCTTTAATTGAAGCAGTTGGGCCTGAGAAAGTTTCTATTAGATTTACCCCATTTGGCACATATGGTGGAATGGGTGGAGCTGCTGATCCGTTTAATCTATCCAACCATGCATATATATTAGCTGAGCTGGAAAAGAGAGCCATGAATGGTAAAAGATTAGCTTATGTACATCTTGTTGAACCGCGTGTTTTGAACCCATTTTTAAACGAAGGCGAAGGTGCCGATAACGACAGCAGTAACGAATTCGCCTATTCCATTTGGAAAGGCCCTATTATTAGAGCCGGAAATTTAGCTTTGCATCCAGAAGTTGCTGAGAAGATGATTTCTGATGCTAGAACGCTTATTGCTTATGGTAGATTTTTCATAGCAAATCCAGATTTAGTAGATCGTCTTGAAAAAGGCCTACCATTCAACAAATATGACAGAAGCACTTTTTACTCTATGAAATCGGAGGGGTACTTGGATTATCCAACACACTCTGAAGCTCTTAAACTAGGTCGGACTGCggtttga